The nucleotide window ATTCGAGCCTTTCAGGTCCGGACCGCAGCAGGGCTGAAGGACGCCGACCTGGAAACCGTCAAGGGCGCGGTTGTCACGGTTCGCGGCAGCAAAGCGCACGGGAGTGGATTTCTGGTCAGTCCCCATGGGTACATCATCACCAATGCCCACGTTGTCTTCGGTACGGGTGACAGTCCTGTGGTGAAATTCCTGAACGGCACCGAAAAGCCGGCTGAACTGATCAAGATCGATAATCTGAGGGATCTGGCACTGTTGAAGGTAGAGTGCAGCAGGTGTCAGTATCTCTCACTGGGCGATTCGGACAGGATTGAGGTGGGTGATGCCGTTGCCGCGGTAGGCACGCCCCTGGCCCTGAAAAACGAGGGAATGGTGACCATGGGGCAGATCAAAAGCAGGCAGGCGATTCAGGGCATCGGCAGGGGACAGGACTTTATCCAATCGAGCATCCTGACCGCCCCCGGCAACAGCGGTGGCCCCTTGCTGAACCGGGAGAAGCGCGTCATCGGGGTGAACACCCTGAGCAACTTCATGGCTCTGGCGAAGTACTACATGTACACCGGTCAGATGCTCCGCGACAAGCTCATAGGCTGCGCCAGCCCGAGCAATGAGGTGAAGAGGTTCATTGATCGGTGAAGGCGGCAGTTTCTCTTAGTGGCTCCATGTTTTGTCATTCTGGTGGTGAGGGGTGAAGCATGCATAACCAGCGCATCATAAGCAATTGCGAAATCGGGGCAACCATACGGAGACGCCGGCATGAATTGGCACTTTCCCAGGAGGAACTTGCCGCTATGCTGAATGTCACCACCCAGCAGATTCATCGCTATGAAAGCGGCAAGGACAGGATCAGCGTGGAAAAGCTCCAGATTGTTGCTCGTTCACTGTCGGTGCCGCTTACCTATTTCTTCTGTTCCGATGGTGAGGACATTGTGCCGGAGACGGATTCCGAACGGGAATTGCTCATCAATTTTCGGAAGATTCAAAACAATGTGTTCAGGGATCTGGTGATGGATTTCTTGCGCAAGGCACTCCTGCTGGAACTAGGCTTATACTGGCTGGTCATAGGGGGAGAGTTGTTGCAGGTGCTTCCGGAAGTGATGTAAAGCCGGGCACGGTTCAATATCAAGCAATGCTTGATTTTTCGAGCTTAAAAATCAAGCGATGCATTGTGGAAATTTAATTGTATGTTTGTTAATGTGATGGCGTTTTATTGGATTCTGGTCAATTAGGCTCTGGAAGGTCCAGATTGGAGCGGCGGCTTACCGTGGGGTAAAGGAATGAGAGAGCTAGTTTGCACGTGGTGGCGTTTGCGGCGAAGCGACCGAGGAAAGGCGGGTGCTTTCACAAGAAAGGAGGCGGGTAATCATGTACGGTAGTTTTTCCGGTAATCCAAAGACCGAGTGGCTGACCGACTCCAACGACGGGGATCGGGACATGCTGCTTCTCGAAGACTTCTGGTACGACGATCCTGATGAAAAACGATGGATGGCTCCCGTGGGAAGTGTCATTAACGGCGCAGGCATCCCGCGGCCCCTCTGGGCCACCATAGGAAGCCCTGTGGCAATCCAGCAGTTGCCCGCAAGGGTGCCGACAAAATGTTCTACTACGCCTGCTTGGCCGGTGGGTGTTCAAAGATGTAGGCACGTATTTTATACGCGGGCGTACGTATATGGCCCGGAGCCAACCTGTGGTTGAGTTGACGAAATCTGAGCGGATGGGGAGAGGCGTATGAATAACTTACATGACTTACCAACGTCCCCTCAGGACCCCCTGGATCAACGGACTGCTTGGCTTGGCGGCGGCGATGAGTTCGAGAGGAAAACCGAGAAAAGTTGGAAGAGAAGAGTAGTCTGCCTTTTTTTTGTGCCAATTAAAATGCTTTTGGAAAAAATATATCACCAGTTACTTGTATTTATACTTTCTATTATTCTATTTGGATGTAACCATGAACTTTCACAGCAAAATGAAGTTCAGTACGGTGTAGCATCTCCTACATTATCTAATGACAATAGTCAAATACTATTCACACTATGTAATATACCTGGCAAATGTAATATCGCTTTCTACGACATAGACAATGACAAATTAACTTCAGTAAATTACACAAATAACTCAGATATCGGCGGAGCGGTAACCTCTCGTGATGGAAACATGCTGACATTTACCTCGGGCGAAGGTGATGACAGAAATATCTTTATCGTAAATCGCAACGGTACAGACCTGCGGCAGCTTACACATACCTATAATTCTAGGGAGCATGAACGAAATAATGGCGTAGCAGTTGTAAGAATTAATGGCGATCCTTCTTTCTCGCCGGACAGGAAAAAGATACTGTTTGTGAGATCCGGTGTCCGGCGTACAAGGAGCATGGAGGGGGAGATGCTTTCCCATTGGGACGTATATGAATTGGAAATCGCCACGGGGAGGGAGCGACGGCTTACTACATACGAATTTTATGCGATCACCCGGCCATTTTACCTGTCAGACGGCAAGAGGTTTATCTTCAGCGGTTATGGTCCTCAAGGGATTTCGGAAGAGGACCTACGCAACCTCAATACTATACGGCTGATGGATGGGCTCAAGAACAGTCTTGCTCCACCTTTTCAGCATACTACATGGGCTTCCAGCCCTACTATTGCCGACGATGGCACCATTGTCTTCGTATCTCGTACGAATGAAATGGACGGGACCAAGGGAAACTACACATATGACCTGTTTGTTCACCATGGGGGGACAACCCGCCGACTAACAACCATGCGTTACACCATCATTACAGAGCCCTTTCTCTCCCTCGATGGACAATTCGTGGTGTACCTCGCTTCTAGAACAAAAGAAGAAGGGCCTTCGATTTGGCTGGCCAGGGTCGACGGCACGGAAACAAAACATATTGGAATGCCTTGGAAGCGTCTCAAGTAACTATATCAGAAAGGAGGAAGTATTATGCCGTCACAATATTCTTATACGAGTTATGGCTTCCCGTATTGGCTGAGGTATGGAGAATATGGTGGTCCCGGTCATTCAGGCGAAAGAAAGAACCCAGATGGTAGTTTATATATTGATCCGCGAACACGGCAAACGGTTCCCTTCTATTACGACCCAATAGATCCATTAGACGTCCTTTTCAGAAACCACGATTTAGCCTATGATGCAGCGAAGAACAGTAGTAACCCTCTTGTTGCCAGGACCATTGCGGATATTACACTGCTGAATGAAATGCAGAAACTTGCTCCGAGCCAGTTAGATGCTCGTGGCAATGCTTACAGGCGACTGGCAATAGGTGCGTTCACTGCTAAATTGATAGCTGAATTTCCTTCATTACCATTCGATTTGTTTAAAAACGCCGCCACCGTATCCCCCCCTCGCATCGATCCTCTTATCCTAGATCTTGATAGTGACGGTATCGAGACGACTAGCATCACAGCCGGTGCCAACTTCGATCATGACGGCAACGGCTTTGCCGAACGGACCGGCTGGGTAAATAGTGATGACGGGTTGCTGGTGCTTGATCGTAACAGTGACGGTATTATCAACAACGGCACAGAATTATTCGGTGACCAAACCATCTTGAAAAATGGTATTCGTGCCACCAATGGTTTTCAGGCCTTGGCCGAATGGGACGATAACGGAGATGGCAAGATCGATGAAATCGATGACATCTGGGCCACGGCAAGGGTATGGAGAGACCTGAACGGCGATGGGGTTTCCAGTGCCGATGAACTCTTCACGCTCAGCGACACTGGCATCGCCTCGATCGGCCTGACCAATACTCCCGTTAGCGTTACCGATACCAACGGTAACACCATGCTCCAATCCGGAACCTTCACAAGGACCGACAGCACGACCGGACAGGTCGGCGATATTGCTTTTCAGCGCGACACAACGTTTACCGTAGCTACGGAATGGCTTGATGAGCCGGAGGAAATCGAGGCGTTACCCGATCTTCAAGGATTTGGCAATGTCTACACTCTGCATCAGGCTATGGTACGCGACGCGAGCGGTACACTGAAATCCTTGGTGGGATCATTTGCGGTGGCGACTGATACAAGCACCCGCAATGCCATAATTGAGCAGATCCTTTTCAAATGGACCGGCAGCGACGGCATCAACCCCGCCAGCCGCGGTGGAACTATCGACGCCCGCAAGCTCGGTGCGCTGGAAAAGATGTTCGGACAATCCTTTGTTGGGACCAGCGGGGCGAACCCGAATGTTACCGCAGCGGCAATGCTCAATCAGTCCTATCAGGGATTGTTCGATACTTTTTATGCCCAGCTCATGATGCAGACCCATTTGAAACCGCTCTACGATCTGATTACCTACTCGTGGGACGAGGCGTCGCAGAGTATCAAGGGAGATTTGTCGGGGGTAATTGCCGAGATTGAAAATGAGCTGACGGCCGATCCTGCCGCCGGGAAAGCCCTTTTCGACGAGTTTACGCGCAATCTGGATCAACTCAAGGCAACCTCGGCGATGAATTTTGACGCTTACCAGGCAGCCTTCATGAGCAAAGGGGATAGCTTTATCTGGACTTTGGAGTCATTAGGAAAAAATCTTATCGCCGGTACGGCAGGCAACGATATGCTTTCCGGGACTGCAAATGCTGATGCTCTTGCCGGCGGAGCCGGTGCCGATACCCTGTATGGCAATGCAGGCGATGACATACTCGACGGCGGTTCTGGCAACGACATCCTGCAGGCAGGCGACGGCAACGACACCTATATCTTTGGTCTTGGAAGTGGTCAGGATGCAATCTTTGACACCTCTGGCACCGACACGGTGCAGCTTGGTGCGGGCATTAGCGCAGACGACCTTGGGTTCCTCAAGATCGGAAACTACGATCTCAGGGTTGAAGTCAAGGGAACTACGGACAGCCTCATCATTCAGAACTGGTTTAGCCACAATGCCTACCGCATCGAGCGGTTCAGATTCAGCGACGGCACGGTCAAGACCATCGGTGATATTGAAGCGGCAGGTTATGTCCTTCGCGGCGGCAGTGGCAACGACACGCTGAATGGTTCCGAGGCGCGGGACATCATGTACGGTGGTGCCGGCAACGACATCCTTTTCGGTGGTTCTGGCAACGACATTCTTGACGGTGGTGCAGGCAACGACTACCTGCAGGGTGGTATCTATGCGAACAACGGTGACGACACGTACCGTTTCGGCATAGGCGGTGGCCAGGATACGATTTACGACTACGACGGGGCGCCCAACCAGGACACGGTGGAATTTGGCGAAGGCATCACCCCTGACATGATCGAATTCCGCAGGTCCGGTGATGAGCTCCAGGTTGCGCTCAAAGACACATCAGATATGCTGACCATTCAGGGCTGGTTTGTCAACGGCTCCTTCAGAATCGAGCGGTTCAGATTCAGCGACGGCACGGTCAAGACCATCGGTGATATTGAAGCGGCAGGTTATGTCCTTCGCGGCGGCAGTGGCAACGACACGCTGAATGGTTCCGAGGCGCGGGACATCATGTACGGTGGTGCCGGCAACGACATCCTTTTCGGTGGTTCTGGCAACGACATTCTTGACGGTGGTGCAGGCAACGACTACCTGCAGGGTGGTATCTATGCGAACAACGGTGACGACACGTACCGTTTCGGCATAGGCGGTGGCCAGGATACGATTTACGACTACGACGGGGCGCCCAACCAGGACACGGTGGAATTTGGCGAAGGGGTTACACCGGATCAACTCTGGTTCAGCCGCGCGAATAATAACCTCGAAGTCAGTATCGTCGGCACTGACGACAAATTCACCATCCAGGACTGGTTTTACAGCAGCTACAACCATGTGGAGCAATTCAAGACAGCAGAAGGCCTCACGCTTCTGGACAGCCAAGTGCAGAACCTGGTCAATGCCATGGCGGCCTTTACCCCGCCCGCACCCGGACAGACCATACTGCCCCAGAACTACCAGGAAACGCTCGCCCCGGTACTTGCGGCCAACTGGCATTGAACGTCGGCGACTGGGGACTAGGGGCTGGGAAATGCGGTTATCCCGGTCCCAGGTCCCCGGTTCCCGGTCCCTGAATCTCCGAGACTGCTCCATGACCCCTGACGGCCCGACTCAC belongs to Geobacter sp. SVR and includes:
- a CDS encoding S1C family serine protease → MGPHDGCIAVWEADNAPVAPGKLPVAVSNHILVTDREDNTYDYAELEFGMVRKTAMPSIEIIEEHGKDKVSYGTLQPRWSGAMKDIRAFQVRTAAGLKDADLETVKGAVVTVRGSKAHGSGFLVSPHGYIITNAHVVFGTGDSPVVKFLNGTEKPAELIKIDNLRDLALLKVECSRCQYLSLGDSDRIEVGDAVAAVGTPLALKNEGMVTMGQIKSRQAIQGIGRGQDFIQSSILTAPGNSGGPLLNREKRVIGVNTLSNFMALAKYYMYTGQMLRDKLIGCASPSNEVKRFIDR
- a CDS encoding helix-turn-helix domain-containing protein, which translates into the protein MHNQRIISNCEIGATIRRRRHELALSQEELAAMLNVTTQQIHRYESGKDRISVEKLQIVARSLSVPLTYFFCSDGEDIVPETDSERELLINFRKIQNNVFRDLVMDFLRKALLLELGLYWLVIGGELLQVLPEVM
- a CDS encoding PD40 domain-containing protein translates to MNNLHDLPTSPQDPLDQRTAWLGGGDEFERKTEKSWKRRVVCLFFVPIKMLLEKIYHQLLVFILSIILFGCNHELSQQNEVQYGVASPTLSNDNSQILFTLCNIPGKCNIAFYDIDNDKLTSVNYTNNSDIGGAVTSRDGNMLTFTSGEGDDRNIFIVNRNGTDLRQLTHTYNSREHERNNGVAVVRINGDPSFSPDRKKILFVRSGVRRTRSMEGEMLSHWDVYELEIATGRERRLTTYEFYAITRPFYLSDGKRFIFSGYGPQGISEEDLRNLNTIRLMDGLKNSLAPPFQHTTWASSPTIADDGTIVFVSRTNEMDGTKGNYTYDLFVHHGGTTRRLTTMRYTIITEPFLSLDGQFVVYLASRTKEEGPSIWLARVDGTETKHIGMPWKRLK
- a CDS encoding calcium-binding protein, translated to MPSQYSYTSYGFPYWLRYGEYGGPGHSGERKNPDGSLYIDPRTRQTVPFYYDPIDPLDVLFRNHDLAYDAAKNSSNPLVARTIADITLLNEMQKLAPSQLDARGNAYRRLAIGAFTAKLIAEFPSLPFDLFKNAATVSPPRIDPLILDLDSDGIETTSITAGANFDHDGNGFAERTGWVNSDDGLLVLDRNSDGIINNGTELFGDQTILKNGIRATNGFQALAEWDDNGDGKIDEIDDIWATARVWRDLNGDGVSSADELFTLSDTGIASIGLTNTPVSVTDTNGNTMLQSGTFTRTDSTTGQVGDIAFQRDTTFTVATEWLDEPEEIEALPDLQGFGNVYTLHQAMVRDASGTLKSLVGSFAVATDTSTRNAIIEQILFKWTGSDGINPASRGGTIDARKLGALEKMFGQSFVGTSGANPNVTAAAMLNQSYQGLFDTFYAQLMMQTHLKPLYDLITYSWDEASQSIKGDLSGVIAEIENELTADPAAGKALFDEFTRNLDQLKATSAMNFDAYQAAFMSKGDSFIWTLESLGKNLIAGTAGNDMLSGTANADALAGGAGADTLYGNAGDDILDGGSGNDILQAGDGNDTYIFGLGSGQDAIFDTSGTDTVQLGAGISADDLGFLKIGNYDLRVEVKGTTDSLIIQNWFSHNAYRIERFRFSDGTVKTIGDIEAAGYVLRGGSGNDTLNGSEARDIMYGGAGNDILFGGSGNDILDGGAGNDYLQGGIYANNGDDTYRFGIGGGQDTIYDYDGAPNQDTVEFGEGITPDMIEFRRSGDELQVALKDTSDMLTIQGWFVNGSFRIERFRFSDGTVKTIGDIEAAGYVLRGGSGNDTLNGSEARDIMYGGAGNDILFGGSGNDILDGGAGNDYLQGGIYANNGDDTYRFGIGGGQDTIYDYDGAPNQDTVEFGEGVTPDQLWFSRANNNLEVSIVGTDDKFTIQDWFYSSYNHVEQFKTAEGLTLLDSQVQNLVNAMAAFTPPAPGQTILPQNYQETLAPVLAANWH